Proteins encoded in a region of the Bacillus methanolicus genome:
- a CDS encoding FTR1 family iron permease, with the protein MEIQALLITFREVLEALLIVGIITTYLKRMDHQKYTKYVWLGAGLAVLASVGVAMLFQVVFTGFAAMGSEMYLKIGIMLVSALLLTQMVFWMASHSRDLKGNMEGKMNHFISTGNIVGMVFHSFLVVLREGVETVFFFAAITGGNIGAAMQGWGAITGGVIAAIVSYLFFKGTMRVPLKTFFKVTGVFIILIAAGLIVQAISMMQDLNMIGSVLPHVYDITWFLPEHPIDYQHYLRDHGVAPVLSGDIGIFLKALFGYSSMPSIEEIIAYVGYLAGIYLLTWYRQKDAHEKKENKETVSNVKLLKPQAK; encoded by the coding sequence TTGGAAATACAAGCATTGCTAATAACCTTTCGTGAGGTATTAGAGGCATTACTGATTGTTGGGATTATCACAACCTATTTAAAAAGGATGGATCATCAAAAATACACAAAATATGTCTGGCTTGGTGCAGGATTAGCGGTTCTTGCAAGCGTTGGTGTTGCGATGCTGTTCCAAGTAGTGTTTACCGGTTTTGCCGCCATGGGAAGTGAAATGTACTTAAAAATAGGTATTATGTTAGTGTCTGCTTTATTGCTAACTCAAATGGTGTTTTGGATGGCGAGTCACAGCCGCGATTTAAAAGGCAATATGGAAGGTAAAATGAATCATTTTATCTCAACCGGAAACATTGTAGGCATGGTGTTTCATTCCTTCCTTGTCGTTTTGCGGGAAGGTGTAGAAACAGTCTTTTTCTTTGCGGCGATTACCGGCGGAAATATCGGTGCTGCAATGCAAGGCTGGGGCGCAATTACCGGGGGTGTCATCGCTGCAATTGTTTCATACTTATTTTTTAAAGGAACAATGCGCGTTCCGCTAAAAACATTCTTTAAAGTAACCGGTGTATTCATTATATTAATTGCTGCCGGTTTGATTGTTCAGGCCATTTCCATGATGCAGGATTTGAATATGATTGGAAGCGTTCTTCCGCATGTTTACGATATTACGTGGTTTCTTCCTGAACATCCTATTGATTATCAGCATTACCTTCGCGATCATGGAGTTGCTCCAGTGCTTTCAGGGGATATCGGTATTTTCTTAAAAGCATTATTTGGCTATTCCTCTATGCCGTCCATCGAAGAAATAATCGCATATGTTGGATACTTAGCCGGCATTTACCTTTTAACTTGGTATCGGCAAAAGGATGCCCATGAGAAAAAAGAAAACAAAGAAACGGTAAGTAATGTGAAATTATTAAAACCGCAGGCAAAGTAA
- a CDS encoding glycosyltransferase family 2 protein has product MRKQHVIVFLPAFNEEASIGDVIKRIPRHFHPQIDVKVLVIDDGSKDRTVNIAKETGVEYIVSFEKNRGLGAAVRAGLKECYERGADIGVMIDADGEYPPEQIPDLLQPIIDGEADYTMGSRFLGTIHGMKLHRRLGNYFFTFLQSVLLRKWLYDGQSGMRAFSRQAMEHAEIIHDYNYAQVLTLNLVRKGFRVKEVPIRYQVRTTGQSFITFKKYLRSVLPAIMKEMLRPVKKVRIDQSTNEYLEQVNKNNLTKNSGFKQKYDNFVNNLERHIDINNDNHYH; this is encoded by the coding sequence ATGCGTAAACAACATGTCATTGTCTTTTTGCCTGCTTTTAATGAAGAAGCTTCGATCGGGGATGTCATAAAACGCATTCCTCGTCATTTTCACCCCCAGATCGATGTGAAAGTGCTTGTGATTGACGACGGTTCAAAGGACAGAACTGTGAATATAGCGAAAGAAACAGGAGTAGAATATATAGTAAGTTTTGAGAAGAATAGAGGACTTGGTGCTGCGGTTCGTGCGGGGTTAAAGGAATGTTATGAAAGAGGTGCAGATATCGGAGTTATGATCGATGCCGACGGCGAGTATCCTCCTGAACAAATTCCTGATTTATTACAACCTATTATTGATGGGGAAGCTGATTACACAATGGGATCCCGCTTTTTGGGAACGATTCATGGAATGAAGCTCCATCGGCGTTTAGGGAATTATTTTTTTACTTTTCTTCAATCGGTCTTATTAAGGAAATGGTTATATGACGGCCAATCGGGCATGAGGGCTTTTTCCAGACAGGCAATGGAACATGCTGAAATTATCCATGACTATAACTATGCACAGGTGCTGACTTTAAATTTAGTCAGAAAAGGGTTTCGGGTAAAGGAAGTTCCGATTCGCTATCAAGTACGGACAACAGGGCAATCGTTTATTACATTTAAGAAATATTTGAGGTCTGTGCTTCCGGCTATTATGAAAGAAATGCTGCGCCCTGTCAAAAAGGTGAGAATTGATCAAAGTACCAATGAGTATTTGGAACAAGTAAACAAAAATAATTTGACAAAAAATAGCGGTTTTAAACAAAAATATGATAATTTTGTGAATAATTTGGAACGGCACATTGACATAAACAATGATAATCATTATCATTAA
- a CDS encoding ectonucleotide pyrophosphatase/phosphodiesterase yields MKSASKFEKFAARCWNLLNEGKPFTPIFVFGTMLLFHISDLNDLSAAKDLFLAFLFVVPLLAIYFIYDFPLFLRNYLWIPFVVFLIIWKEVSVPLLLFSAGLYFFFTVFFWGTLYYHLRIGTSWLNFTRFWKLVLKNSDSTSGNAQEQLPKFFLILSVWEMIYQETPLWLDGNVLKLFGFYGFVFLFALILHRNLFDWKPAIYQEYTNNAPIPVKGISDKVIVIVIDGMRKERFYEANTPFLDYLKENGTEYMNMETVYPARTVVCFTSMFTGTYPFEHGITSNMVWKLGIKVESIFDSLRKIGKTGRLLGIAHLVDSMGDDVETVTAVMNNDEADANIIERAKKIMEEQDPDLLVVQLIATDQTGHSRGVLYDEYLQKIEEADTHVQQFVEWLEREGKMNNTTLLICADHGQADGIGGHGHLDEGERYVPFFLYGPNIAKGKKVEEKHSLVSVAPTIAYLLGAPYPSHSRGKVLLDAMNEEKDEVKHA; encoded by the coding sequence GTGAAAAGTGCGTCAAAGTTTGAAAAGTTTGCAGCTAGATGCTGGAATTTATTAAATGAAGGAAAGCCGTTTACACCGATTTTCGTGTTTGGAACGATGCTTCTGTTTCATATTAGCGATCTAAACGATTTATCAGCTGCAAAAGATCTGTTTCTTGCTTTTTTATTTGTTGTTCCTCTTTTAGCCATTTATTTTATATATGACTTTCCGTTATTTTTGCGGAATTATTTGTGGATCCCGTTCGTTGTTTTCCTGATCATTTGGAAAGAAGTGAGTGTTCCGCTCCTTCTCTTTTCTGCAGGGCTTTATTTCTTTTTTACCGTCTTTTTCTGGGGAACGCTTTATTATCATTTAAGAATTGGAACGTCTTGGCTGAATTTTACCCGTTTTTGGAAGCTTGTATTAAAAAACAGTGATTCCACCAGTGGAAACGCTCAGGAGCAGCTCCCGAAGTTTTTCCTCATCCTGTCTGTTTGGGAAATGATCTATCAAGAGACCCCTTTATGGCTGGATGGAAACGTGTTAAAATTGTTCGGTTTTTATGGATTCGTTTTTCTTTTTGCTTTGATTCTTCATCGGAATTTATTTGATTGGAAGCCGGCCATCTATCAGGAATATACGAATAATGCCCCAATTCCTGTTAAAGGAATATCAGACAAAGTTATTGTCATTGTGATTGACGGAATGCGGAAAGAACGTTTTTATGAAGCGAATACTCCATTCTTGGACTATTTAAAGGAGAATGGAACGGAGTATATGAATATGGAAACCGTCTATCCCGCAAGAACGGTTGTATGCTTCACTTCCATGTTTACGGGCACATATCCATTTGAACACGGGATTACATCCAATATGGTTTGGAAGCTTGGAATTAAAGTGGAAAGCATCTTTGATTCGCTGCGAAAGATCGGGAAAACGGGAAGGCTTTTGGGAATTGCCCATTTAGTCGACTCGATGGGCGATGATGTCGAAACGGTAACGGCAGTTATGAATAATGATGAAGCCGATGCAAATATTATCGAAAGAGCGAAAAAGATCATGGAAGAGCAGGATCCTGATTTATTGGTCGTTCAATTGATTGCCACTGATCAAACAGGACACAGCAGAGGCGTTTTGTACGATGAATATTTGCAAAAAATCGAGGAAGCTGATACACACGTTCAACAATTTGTCGAATGGCTGGAACGGGAAGGAAAGATGAATAATACGACTCTTCTCATTTGTGCGGATCATGGACAAGCAGATGGGATCGGCGGCCACGGCCATTTAGATGAAGGAGAGCGATATGTTCCGTTCTTCTTATATGGTCCGAATATCGCGAAAGGAAAAAAAGTAGAGGAGAAACATAGCCTTGTGTCAGTTGCACCAACCATTGCTTATTTGCTTGGAGCTCCATATCCAAGCCACAGCAGGGGGAAAGTGCTCCTTGATGCAATGAATGAAGAAAAGGATGAGGTTAAACATGCGTAA
- a CDS encoding lysylphosphatidylglycerol synthase transmembrane domain-containing protein encodes MKNFFKNVPSILILFVFITLTYNFFDFGDLWESSKVLWKKPSIIFLILLVYLLSFVLKAFAWKIYLKGRPSFLSCLAGLFYSLFLNHILPVKVGDLARAGVLPARDQHITAEESLHSVFVLRVLDMLCLSGIALIGIFAFHIHYRIPFWALFFMLVISFIALPLLKKQFPIFINRHVAILKSALSGMNGIQVFLLTLASWILEAAVLYGTIFTLNKEISLPGAVWANSVTIAGQVFQITPGGIANYEAFMSFALGFIGFSFKEGYTIAILTHGLKFIFSYLAGFAAICIFPVPINVLKSWIRQKGVKGK; translated from the coding sequence ATGAAAAACTTCTTTAAGAATGTTCCATCTATTCTCATTCTTTTTGTTTTTATCACATTAACGTACAATTTTTTTGATTTCGGGGACTTATGGGAAAGCAGCAAAGTACTTTGGAAAAAGCCGTCTATCATTTTCCTTATCCTGCTTGTTTATTTGTTGTCTTTCGTCTTAAAAGCGTTCGCATGGAAAATATATTTGAAAGGAAGGCCCAGCTTTTTATCATGTCTCGCAGGTCTCTTTTACAGCCTGTTTCTCAACCATATCCTTCCGGTAAAAGTAGGAGACTTGGCGAGGGCAGGAGTGCTGCCTGCCCGTGATCAACATATAACGGCTGAAGAATCATTGCATTCTGTATTTGTTTTACGAGTATTAGATATGCTTTGTTTATCAGGAATTGCTTTGATCGGGATTTTCGCTTTTCATATACACTACCGCATTCCTTTTTGGGCTCTATTTTTTATGCTGGTGATAAGTTTCATTGCCTTGCCGCTGTTAAAAAAGCAGTTTCCTATTTTTATAAATCGTCATGTCGCTATATTAAAAAGTGCGCTTTCAGGAATGAATGGCATACAGGTTTTTCTATTGACATTGGCAAGCTGGATTCTGGAAGCAGCTGTTCTCTATGGGACTATTTTTACCCTTAATAAAGAAATTTCTTTACCGGGTGCAGTTTGGGCGAACAGTGTAACCATTGCAGGCCAGGTGTTTCAAATTACACCTGGCGGCATTGCCAATTATGAAGCATTCATGTCTTTCGCTCTTGGGTTCATCGGTTTTTCATTTAAAGAAGGGTATACGATTGCAATTTTAACGCATGGCTTAAAATTTATTTTTTCTTATCTGGCCGGTTTTGCCGCGATTTGCATATTCCCTGTTCCAATCAATGTACTAAAAAGCTGGATAAGACAGAAAGGAGTGAAGGGGAAGTGA
- a CDS encoding NAD-dependent epimerase/dehydratase family protein, whose protein sequence is MKVLITGGAGFIGSHLAQLLMKKNDEVFIIDCLHSYYSPERKQQHLKNIQDFGSFQFFDVNLLDREKTMSLFKQISPEAVIHLAALPGVAYSISTPLEYVDYDIKATINVLEASGESKVNQVIFASSSSVYGNQQEIPLREDMAVGKVISPYAASKYAAESFCHVYEHLYGFKVKILRFFTVYGPWQRPDMAIASFIKKLLRHEEITVFGKGSSRDYTYIDDIINGIYLAMTKLDKSEILNLGSGKAISMEMLLSELKPFFPNMKVNWEAERKGDVHATWADISKANRVLGYNPQMDFKTGLSKTVEWAMKNEKLL, encoded by the coding sequence ATGAAGGTGTTAATAACCGGCGGAGCCGGTTTTATCGGAAGTCATCTTGCACAGCTTCTCATGAAGAAAAATGATGAAGTTTTTATTATCGATTGCCTGCATTCTTATTACTCTCCTGAAAGGAAACAACAGCATCTTAAAAACATTCAAGACTTTGGATCATTTCAATTTTTCGATGTCAATCTATTGGATCGAGAGAAAACAATGTCCTTATTTAAGCAAATTTCCCCCGAAGCGGTTATTCATTTAGCGGCATTGCCTGGGGTAGCATATTCGATTTCAACCCCTCTTGAATATGTAGACTATGATATAAAAGCAACGATTAATGTACTGGAAGCCTCAGGAGAATCGAAAGTAAACCAAGTAATATTTGCTTCATCGTCTTCCGTTTACGGAAATCAACAAGAAATTCCTTTACGGGAAGATATGGCGGTTGGGAAAGTGATTTCTCCATATGCCGCTTCAAAATATGCAGCAGAATCCTTTTGTCATGTGTATGAACATCTTTACGGTTTTAAAGTAAAAATATTGAGGTTTTTTACCGTTTACGGCCCATGGCAACGTCCGGATATGGCGATTGCTTCTTTTATTAAAAAGCTGCTCCGTCATGAAGAAATAACAGTGTTTGGAAAAGGGAGCAGCCGCGATTATACGTACATAGATGATATTATTAACGGGATTTACCTTGCCATGACGAAGTTAGATAAAAGTGAAATTCTCAACCTTGGATCCGGCAAAGCTATTTCGATGGAGATGCTATTAAGTGAGTTGAAACCATTTTTTCCAAACATGAAAGTGAATTGGGAAGCCGAGCGGAAAGGCGATGTTCATGCAACATGGGCGGATATTTCGAAAGCCAATCGTGTATTAGGCTATAATCCTCAAATGGATTTTAAAACCGGCCTTTCAAAAACAGTTGAATGGGCAATGAAAAATGAAAAACTTCTTTAA
- the trxA gene encoding thioredoxin: MAIVNATDQTFAAETSSGLVLADFWAPWCGPCKMIAPVLEELDQEMGDKVKIVKLDVDDNQETAAKFGVMSIPTLILFKDGEVVDKVIGFQPKEALAEVINRHA, from the coding sequence ATGGCGATAGTAAATGCTACAGATCAAACATTTGCTGCTGAAACAAGTTCTGGATTAGTACTTGCAGACTTCTGGGCTCCATGGTGCGGCCCTTGTAAAATGATTGCTCCTGTTTTGGAAGAGCTAGATCAAGAAATGGGAGACAAAGTAAAAATCGTTAAACTTGACGTTGACGATAATCAAGAAACAGCTGCTAAGTTTGGCGTAATGAGCATTCCTACTTTAATCCTTTTTAAAGACGGTGAAGTAGTGGATAAAGTTATTGGTTTCCAGCCAAAAGAAGCTCTTGCAGAAGTAATAAACAGACACGCTTAA
- a CDS encoding electron transfer flavoprotein subunit alpha/FixB family protein produces the protein MQEVKQMARKVLILGEVRDGSLRNVSFEAIAAAKAVAEGGEVVGVLVGDAVSALGVELIHYGADRVVVVEDEKLKQYTPDGYSQALMAVIESENPEGIVFGHTALGKDLSPKIASKLNSGLISDVTGIEEAGGNLVFTRPIYSGKAFEKKIVTDGLIFATIRPNNIAPLEKDDSRNGEVTSLGVEIKDLRTIIKEVVRKTSEGVDLSEAKVIIAGGRGVKSAEGFEPLKELAKVLGGAVGASRGACDADYCDYSLQIGQTGKVVTPDLYIACGISGAIQHLAGMSNSKVIVAINKDPEANIFKVADYGIVGDLFEVVPMLTEEFKKLKVRS, from the coding sequence ATGCAGGAGGTAAAACAAATGGCGAGAAAAGTATTAATATTAGGCGAAGTCCGTGATGGTTCATTACGCAACGTTTCTTTTGAAGCCATTGCTGCTGCAAAAGCGGTAGCTGAAGGCGGCGAAGTAGTCGGAGTATTAGTGGGCGATGCTGTAAGCGCTTTAGGTGTTGAATTGATCCATTACGGAGCTGACCGCGTAGTTGTCGTTGAAGATGAAAAATTAAAACAATATACACCGGACGGATATTCTCAAGCATTAATGGCAGTAATTGAATCAGAAAATCCAGAAGGAATTGTTTTCGGACATACGGCATTGGGTAAGGATTTATCACCGAAAATTGCCAGTAAACTAAATTCCGGCTTGATTTCTGATGTTACCGGAATTGAAGAAGCAGGCGGCAACCTAGTGTTCACAAGACCAATATATTCCGGAAAGGCCTTTGAAAAGAAAATTGTGACTGACGGATTAATCTTTGCAACCATACGTCCTAACAATATCGCCCCACTTGAAAAGGATGATTCACGGAATGGAGAGGTTACTTCGTTAGGCGTCGAAATTAAAGACTTGCGTACGATTATTAAAGAAGTTGTGCGCAAAACAAGTGAAGGCGTCGATTTATCAGAAGCAAAAGTAATTATTGCCGGCGGGCGCGGAGTAAAAAGCGCAGAAGGCTTTGAGCCTCTAAAAGAACTTGCGAAAGTACTTGGCGGTGCTGTCGGTGCTTCCCGCGGTGCGTGCGACGCTGACTATTGTGATTACTCTTTGCAAATCGGCCAAACCGGTAAAGTGGTAACACCTGATCTTTATATCGCTTGCGGAATCTCAGGAGCCATTCAACATTTAGCCGGTATGTCCAACTCGAAAGTCATTGTAGCAATTAACAAGGATCCGGAGGCAAACATCTTTAAAGTCGCTGATTATGGAATTGTCGGAGATTTATTTGAGGTTGTTCCGATGCTTACAGAAGAATTTAAAAAGTTAAAAGTTCGCTCTTAA
- a CDS encoding electron transfer flavoprotein subunit beta/FixA family protein, whose translation MNIIVLMKRTFDTEEKITISGGKINEDGAEFIINPYDEYAIEEAIQVRDAHGGEITVISVGNEESEKQLRTALAMGADKAVLINTEDDVENGDQFTTAKILAEYLKDKEVDLILAGNVAIDGGSGQVGPRVAELLNIPYVTTITKLEIDGSNVTVVRDVEGDSEVIETRLPLLVTAQQGLNEPRYPSLPGIMKAKKKPLEELELDDLDLDEDDVEAKTKTIEIYLPPKKEAGKILEGEIADQVKELVHLLHTEAKVV comes from the coding sequence ATGAACATCATTGTATTGATGAAGAGAACATTTGACACTGAAGAAAAGATCACCATTTCCGGCGGCAAAATCAATGAAGATGGCGCCGAGTTCATTATCAATCCGTATGATGAGTACGCAATTGAAGAAGCGATTCAAGTCCGCGATGCCCACGGCGGCGAAATAACTGTCATTTCCGTCGGTAATGAAGAATCAGAAAAGCAATTGCGTACAGCATTGGCAATGGGAGCCGATAAAGCTGTATTAATTAATACTGAAGATGATGTTGAGAATGGCGATCAATTTACAACTGCTAAAATTTTGGCTGAATATTTGAAAGACAAAGAAGTTGATTTAATTCTTGCCGGAAACGTTGCAATTGACGGCGGCTCAGGACAGGTTGGACCCCGCGTAGCTGAATTGTTAAACATTCCGTACGTAACGACGATTACAAAGCTTGAAATCGATGGAAGCAATGTAACCGTTGTCAGAGATGTAGAAGGAGACTCAGAAGTCATTGAAACAAGACTTCCGCTTCTTGTCACTGCTCAGCAAGGTTTAAATGAACCGAGATATCCATCTTTGCCGGGAATCATGAAGGCGAAGAAAAAACCGCTCGAAGAATTGGAGCTTGATGATCTTGATCTCGATGAAGATGATGTTGAAGCAAAGACAAAAACGATTGAAATTTATCTGCCGCCTAAAAAAGAAGCAGGAAAGATTCTTGAAGGGGAAATTGCAGATCAAGTGAAAGAGCTCGTTCATCTTCTACACACTGAAGCGAAAGTAGTCTAA
- a CDS encoding enoyl-CoA hydratase has protein sequence MENISWSHSDMVATITIQRPPANALSSSLLKELSAVLDEVESNDNIRVIVIHGEGKFFSAGADIKEFTTIQTGDDFANLAEYGQNLFERIETFSKPIIAAIHGAALGGGLELAMACHFRLVSENAKLGLPELQLGLIPGFAGTQRLPRYVGIARAAEMMFTSEPITGTEAVQYGLANHAYPESELLDHAYRIAKKIAKKSPVSIKAAIQLLNYAKSEEFYSGVKKEAELFGKVFVSEDGQEGIRAFIEKREPSFKGK, from the coding sequence GTGGAAAACATAAGTTGGTCGCATTCAGATATGGTGGCAACCATTACAATTCAGAGGCCGCCGGCAAACGCTCTTTCTTCAAGCCTGTTGAAAGAATTATCAGCTGTATTGGACGAAGTGGAATCAAATGACAATATTAGAGTCATTGTGATTCATGGAGAGGGAAAGTTTTTCTCTGCGGGAGCAGATATTAAGGAATTTACTACGATTCAGACGGGAGACGACTTCGCCAATCTGGCTGAATATGGCCAGAATTTATTTGAACGAATCGAAACCTTCAGCAAACCAATTATTGCAGCCATACATGGTGCTGCTCTTGGCGGCGGGCTTGAGCTTGCGATGGCGTGCCATTTCCGCCTTGTGAGCGAAAATGCAAAGCTGGGATTACCAGAGTTGCAGCTTGGCTTAATTCCAGGATTTGCAGGCACGCAGCGCCTTCCTCGCTATGTCGGAATTGCGAGAGCAGCGGAAATGATGTTTACGAGCGAGCCGATCACCGGAACAGAAGCAGTCCAATATGGGCTTGCCAACCATGCATATCCTGAAAGCGAGTTGCTTGACCATGCATACCGGATTGCGAAAAAAATTGCGAAGAAAAGCCCTGTTTCGATTAAAGCGGCCATCCAGCTATTAAACTATGCAAAATCGGAAGAGTTTTATAGTGGAGTTAAAAAAGAAGCCGAGCTATTCGGAAAAGTGTTTGTATCCGAAGATGGGCAAGAAGGCATTCGTGCATTTATTGAAAAGAGAGAGCCTTCATTTAAAGGAAAGTAA
- a CDS encoding TetR/AcrR family transcriptional regulator, producing the protein MKKNKPKYRQIIDAAVIVIAENGYHQAQVSKIAKQAGVADGTIYLYFKNKEDILISLFQDKMGYFVEKIEEEIAGKETAAEKLLTLIENHFKMLADDPHLAIVTQLELRQSNKDLRLKINEVLKRYLKVVDKILIEGIENGEFSGALDIRLARQMIFGTIDETVTTWVMNDQKYDLTALSEKVHELLIHGCRGFRSKG; encoded by the coding sequence TTGAAGAAAAACAAACCAAAATACCGGCAAATTATCGATGCTGCAGTGATCGTCATAGCTGAAAATGGCTATCATCAAGCACAAGTATCGAAAATTGCCAAACAAGCCGGAGTAGCGGATGGAACGATCTACTTATATTTCAAAAACAAAGAGGACATTCTTATTTCTCTCTTTCAAGATAAAATGGGCTATTTTGTAGAAAAAATTGAGGAAGAAATTGCAGGAAAAGAGACAGCGGCAGAGAAGTTATTAACTTTGATTGAAAATCATTTTAAAATGCTTGCCGATGATCCTCATCTTGCCATTGTTACCCAGCTGGAACTTAGACAATCGAATAAAGACCTTCGCCTGAAGATTAACGAAGTGTTGAAAAGATATTTAAAAGTAGTCGATAAAATCTTAATCGAAGGAATAGAAAACGGAGAATTTTCCGGTGCTTTAGATATCCGGTTAGCAAGGCAAATGATTTTTGGAACCATAGATGAAACTGTCACAACATGGGTCATGAATGATCAAAAATACGATCTGACCGCTCTTTCTGAAAAAGTCCACGAATTGCTGATTCACGGATGCAGAGGTTTCAGATCAAAGGGGTAG
- a CDS encoding AMP-binding protein, translated as MSENRPWLKSYPEEIPSSLTYDSEPLQQYLINAAQDFPEKCAIHFMGKEITYKELLESAVKLAGYLQELGIKKGDRVAIMLPNTVQSVIAYYGILMAGGIVVQTNPLYMERELQYQMKDSGSKAIITLDILFPKVSKVMPHTDLEHIIVTAIKDFLPFPKNLIYPFIQKKHYGIVVDVKHEGNHHLLTEILKQPSRRVKEYELNFEEDLALLQYTGGTTGFPKGVMLTHKNLVANAVMCQAWLYKCKRGEEVVLGILPFFHVYGMTTVLILSVMQAYKMVLLPKFDAETTLKTIQKQRPTLFPGAPTIYIGLLNHPELKKYDLSSIDSCLSGSAPLPLEVQQKFEEVTGGKLVEGYGLTESSPVTHSNFLWDRPRVKGSIGVPWPDTDGCIFSIETGEKLPPGEIGEIAVRGPQIMKGYWNKPEETAQVLRDGWLLTGDLGYMDEHGYFYVVDRKKDMIIAGGFNIYPREVEEVLYEHPDVQEVVVAGIPDPYRGETVKAYIVLREGASITIEEMDKFARKHLAAYKVPRAYEFRNELPKTAVGKILRRALVDEEKKKMEEDQKKQA; from the coding sequence ATGTCAGAGAATAGGCCCTGGCTAAAAAGTTATCCGGAAGAAATCCCTTCATCATTAACCTACGACAGTGAACCATTGCAACAATATTTAATAAATGCTGCTCAAGATTTTCCCGAAAAATGCGCGATCCATTTTATGGGGAAAGAAATCACATATAAAGAACTTTTAGAATCTGCAGTTAAACTTGCCGGATATTTACAGGAACTCGGCATAAAAAAAGGTGACAGGGTTGCGATTATGCTTCCAAATACAGTTCAATCTGTTATCGCTTATTATGGAATCTTAATGGCCGGTGGCATCGTAGTCCAAACAAACCCATTGTACATGGAACGGGAACTTCAATATCAAATGAAAGATTCCGGCTCTAAAGCCATCATCACCCTTGATATTTTATTTCCAAAGGTATCTAAAGTAATGCCTCATACGGATTTAGAGCATATAATTGTAACCGCTATCAAAGACTTTTTGCCTTTTCCGAAAAACCTTATTTATCCATTTATTCAAAAAAAGCATTATGGAATTGTTGTTGATGTCAAACATGAAGGCAATCATCATTTATTAACGGAAATTTTAAAACAGCCGTCAAGACGGGTAAAAGAGTATGAATTGAATTTCGAAGAAGACCTTGCACTCCTCCAATATACGGGCGGAACGACAGGTTTTCCGAAAGGTGTTATGCTTACACATAAAAATCTCGTAGCTAACGCTGTAATGTGCCAGGCATGGCTTTATAAATGCAAGCGCGGGGAAGAAGTCGTCCTTGGAATCCTTCCATTTTTTCATGTGTATGGAATGACAACGGTTCTAATTCTCTCTGTCATGCAGGCATATAAAATGGTTCTTTTACCGAAATTTGATGCTGAAACAACATTAAAGACGATTCAAAAACAGCGGCCCACGTTATTTCCGGGAGCTCCGACAATTTATATCGGATTGTTAAACCATCCTGAGCTTAAAAAATATGATCTTTCATCGATCGATTCCTGCCTTAGCGGGTCGGCTCCGTTGCCGCTGGAAGTACAGCAAAAATTTGAGGAAGTGACAGGAGGAAAGCTTGTTGAAGGCTATGGATTGACTGAGTCATCCCCTGTAACACATTCAAATTTTCTTTGGGACCGTCCAAGAGTAAAAGGCAGTATCGGTGTTCCGTGGCCGGATACAGATGGATGCATTTTTTCGATTGAAACAGGTGAAAAGCTGCCTCCGGGGGAAATTGGAGAAATCGCAGTCAGAGGGCCGCAGATTATGAAAGGCTATTGGAACAAGCCGGAGGAAACAGCCCAAGTGCTGCGTGACGGATGGCTGTTAACCGGAGACCTCGGATATATGGATGAGCATGGATACTTTTACGTTGTTGACCGGAAAAAGGATATGATTATTGCCGGAGGATTTAACATCTATCCGCGCGAGGTTGAGGAAGTCCTTTATGAACATCCGGATGTTCAGGAGGTTGTGGTGGCTGGAATTCCTGACCCTTACAGAGGAGAAACTGTTAAGGCGTACATCGTGTTACGGGAAGGAGCTTCAATTACAATTGAAGAAATGGATAAATTTGCGCGAAAACACCTCGCAGCTTATAAAGTTCCGAGAGCGTATGAATTCAGAAATGAACTTCCAAAAACAGCTGTCGGTAAGATTTTGCGAAGAGCTTTAGTAGATGAAGAGAAAAAGAAGATGGAAGAAGATCAAAAGAAACAGGCTTAA